DNA sequence from the Saimiri boliviensis isolate mSaiBol1 chromosome 5, mSaiBol1.pri, whole genome shotgun sequence genome:
GCGTGGGTGCTACAGCCCAGAGACCATACGGCCTGCACGGCTGTCCGCACTCACTACCTGGGCCTTCACACGTAACCTGGCTTAGAAAGATGGCTGGAGCATGAGAAGTACTCATGAAATGTTAGCTATTAATGAAACCCAAAGTCACCTTTAGCGTGATAAATATGAGTATGCGCACAAAGATACAGACACAGGCACTGACTGTAGTGGTGTAAAACAGTAAGAAACTATAACATCAGTAAAAAGAAGGCTGATAAAATTATGGAACATCCACACTACAGAATAGTATAGtcatctggctgggcacagtggctcatgttggtaatctcagcactttgagaggctgaggcaggaggatcacttgaagtcaggagttcaagaccagcctgggcaacatggtgaaactgtctctactaaaaatacaaaaattagcagggtgtggtggcgcatccctgtaatcccagctacttgggagggtgacatgggagaatcgcttgaaccaggaggcagaggttgcagtgagccgagtttgcaccactgcactcttgtctgggccacaaagcaagactctgcgtcaaaaaataaacaaaaaagtatacAGCCACTTAAAAGACTGAGGGAAATCTGTGTGTATACACTGTATATATCAACATGTAAAGATTGCAAAGATGTTTAAATAACCAAACATCATTAAGTGAAAAATGTATGATGATAACATAGGCAGTATGCTCTGTGTTATAAAAAAATTGCgtatatagccgggcgcggtggctcaagcctgtcatcccagcactttgggaggccgaggcgggtggatcacgaggtcaagagatcgagaccatcctggtcaacatggtgaaaccccgtctctaccaaaaatacaaaaaatcagctgggcgtggtggcgcgtgcctgtaatcccagctactcaggaggctgaggcaggagaactgcctgaacccagcaggcggaggttgcggtgagccgagatcgcgccattgcactccagcctgggtaacaagagcaaaactctgtctcaaaaaaaaaaaattgcgtaTACACAGCAAGGACTGTCTAATACTTAAAAGTACCGAGGGAATTTCACTTTCAGCATACGCATCGGTTCCAtactatttaatgtttttaataaactATAGCTTCATAATTTTTCTCATCACTGTACCATTTTAGTCTGTCTCTCAGGCTGTATCCGAGAGCCACACTTTTAAAACCTTCGTATCTTTACACTTCAGGGACAAACCAGAGCATGGCTGAATCTCCAGCTCCTTACGCTAGGTGAGGCAAGCCAGACTCCAAGCCCACGTGTGACATCCCGGAAAAGGCAAAGGCGCAGGACCGAGGCACAGGCGGGCGGCCGCAGCAGCGCGGAGGACAGAGGCCGCCTTCCCGAGCGTCCCGACCGCGGCGGCACTCACTGCAGGCCACGCACCTGCTAAAGCTCCCTCAACTAACCGCACACCAAAAAGGCAATCTTACTATACgtgaattttaaagtaaatttaaacaCACGCACAAGCTGAGGAGGTGCATTTTCTCTGAGCGCGGCACGCACACCCGTCTCAGCGCAGGGCTCCGGGGCGCGTCGGTCGCAGGGACCCGGCAAGTGCCCACCCGCCGCGGCCCGCGCCCGCCCGCAACGTGGCCCGTTCCTGCAGGCTCCGTGCCCGCGGGGAAGGAAGGGCCGCACACGCGGGGCTCCCCCGCGGCCCCGGCCACGCCTCATCCCAGAGTCCGCCCGACGACCCTAGGAAACGCCGCGGGAAAACGAACGCTCCCCGCCTCCCTCCGCAGCCGCCCCCGGGTGGACTTCACGGCGGAGCGGGCACCGGCCCGACGCCCCCTCGGCTTTACAGAAAACGCTCACTCGAGCCCGTTTCCAACGACGCCTGCCCCCTCCTAGTCACACCCGCAAACGCAGCTCCGCATTTCAGGCAGAAAATACACAATCGGGAAGGCCCGTGCGAAACAATCGCGCCCCTCAACAAAGCCCGAAACTCCTCTCTCCAAGAACGCGCGGAACGGCCCCGCGGCCCCGGCTCCCCGCGGCCCTCACGGGGGTTCGGATCCCGCGGCGCGAGCTTTGGGCGACGCTGGCGATCTGCCTGCCCCTCACTTTCCAACAAAAACCCGTGAAACACGGAGGTGTCCCTTCCCCACGGGAGCCGCGCCACGTGCCGGGAGCGGAATCGGGGATCCCGGCGCCGGGCCGGGAGCGCGGGGGAGAGGAGCTTGGAGCCGAGGCCGACAGGCCTGGGGCGCAGCGCCCGGGGGAGAGGTTTAGGGGGCGCAGGGACCTGGAGCCCGGGGGGGCGCGGTTTAGGGGGTGCGGGGACCTGGAACCCTGGGGGGCGCGGTTTAGGGGCGCGGGGACCTGGAGCCCGGGGCCGGGAGCTGGAGACGCTGGGGCCAGGGCGGTCCCGGAGGCCGCGCCGCCGGGGGGCTCAGTCCCGGCCCCGCCGCCCTGGCCGGCCCGGGTTCCGAGGGCGACCCGGACCCCACGGAGGCCTCAGGGCGGGCGCGGGCGCACGGGGTTCCTCACCTGGGTCCGCGGAGGCTCGGGGGTCCGGGCGGGGCCCGGGAGTTTCCTTGGCCGAGTGACTCAGTCGGGCGGGCCGGGAATGCGCCAGGAAACGCTcggcctcctccccttcctcccggGGCGGGGGCTCTCCCGGCTCGGCCTCTTCCTCCCGGCGCTCCTCCCTCCCGGCCGCGGCCCCCGCCGCTCCCTCCTCCCGCGGGGCTTCCCCCCGGCCGGCCCTTCCCCGCCGCCGAGCCGAGACCCCGGAGACCCGCCGTCCTGGCCACCTCGCCCGCGCGGGACGGCGGGTTCGCGGCGGAGCGCGCGCGGGGTCGCCCTGAGGGTCCGTCCGCTCGGAGGCGGAGGAACGGGGTCGGCGCGGTGTCCCGGGCCGGGGCGCGCGGGGTCAGGGCGGGGGCGGCCCGGGCTGCGCGGCGGGTTCCGGGACTCCCGGGGGTCCGTCTGGCGCTGCCCTGCGCGGGCGGGTTCCGGGGCGCAGGTCCGAGCCCGCTGGGGAACCCTCCGCCCTCGCCCGGCCGCCGAGGGAGCTCGTCCCGGAAAACAGCCGGGAAAGGCCCGTGGCGTCCGGACCTCACGCGGAAACGCCGAGCGCGCTGAGCTCGGGAAAACCGCCCTGAACGCCCCGGGCGCGCGGCCCCGGCACCCGCGACCCGGCTCTGCCGGAGCACAGCACGGTGGGCGTCGGAGGCCCCAGTCCCGCCTCTCGACGGTGCAGGTTCGGGTCCCCGCCCCGCGCTCCGTGTGAGGCAAGAAGTTAGCGccgaagccgggcgtggtggctcaagcctgtaatcccagcactttgggaggctgaggcgggtggatcacgaggtcgagagatcgagaccatcccggtcaacatggtgaaaccccgac
Encoded proteins:
- the LOC141584715 gene encoding uncharacterized protein LOC141584715, coding for MWVSRTGRQVVLCRIKMARPFYASVSLAAGPWEECASAAEALRGRQLHLEGSGHHIIMLAAFINLPKCWDYRLEPPRPASALTSCLTRSAGRGPEPAPSRGGTGASDAHRAVLRQSRVAGAGAARPGRSGRFSRAQRARRFRVRSGRHGPFPAVFRDELPRRPGEGGGFPSGLGPAPRNPPAQGSARRTPGSPGTRRAARAAPALTPRAPARDTAPTPFLRLRADGPSGRPRARSAANPPSRAGEVARTAGLRGLGSAAGKGRPGGSPAGGGSGGGRGREGGAPGGRGRAGRAPAPGGRGGGRAFPGAFPARPTESLGQGNSRAPPGPPSLRGPRCIAQ